The following proteins are encoded in a genomic region of Enterocloster clostridioformis:
- a CDS encoding class II aldolase/adducin family protein, giving the protein MLETLKEQVVAVAKEAERLGMCRHKSGNFSIFDPETGYVVITPSGVARDVLGTEHVCVMDLWGKVIERAAEVKPSSEAMMHLYIYKERKDIRAIVHTHARYSTAFSIMNKPIMPIVYECAYLGKTGTVPVAPYGRAGTVDLARKVAEVMKEYDCCLMESHGAIAADKDMDAAFLKAQYVEEIAEMYYITLAAGNGAEPHALPVEELQKWAYPKEIIL; this is encoded by the coding sequence ATGCTTGAGACATTAAAGGAGCAGGTGGTTGCAGTGGCAAAGGAGGCGGAGCGCCTCGGCATGTGCAGGCACAAATCAGGCAATTTCAGCATATTTGACCCGGAGACAGGGTATGTGGTGATTACGCCCAGCGGCGTGGCCAGGGATGTACTGGGAACGGAACATGTCTGTGTCATGGACCTTTGGGGTAAGGTAATCGAGAGGGCGGCGGAGGTCAAGCCGTCCAGCGAGGCCATGATGCACCTGTATATTTATAAGGAAAGAAAAGATATCCGGGCAATCGTGCACACCCACGCCCGTTATTCAACGGCGTTTTCCATCATGAACAAGCCTATTATGCCCATTGTTTATGAGTGCGCCTACCTGGGTAAGACGGGAACGGTCCCCGTGGCTCCTTATGGAAGGGCAGGAACCGTGGACCTGGCCCGGAAGGTGGCTGAGGTGATGAAGGAGTATGACTGCTGCCTCATGGAGAGCCACGGAGCCATTGCAGCAGACAAGGACATGGACGCGGCATTTTTAAAGGCCCAGTACGTGGAGGAAATTGCGGAGATGTATTACATCACCCTGGCCGCCGGAAACGGGGCCGAACCACATGCCCTGCCTGTGGAGGAGCTGCAGAAGTGGGCTTATCCAAAAGAAATCATTCTTTAG